From a region of the Canis lupus dingo isolate Sandy chromosome 5, ASM325472v2, whole genome shotgun sequence genome:
- the TAGLN gene encoding transgelin, with protein MANKGPSYGMSREVQSKIEKKYDEELEERLVEWIVMQCGSDVGRPDRGRLGFQVWLKNGVILSKLVNSLYPDGSKPVKVPENPPSMVFKQMEQVAQFLKAAEDYGVTKTDMFQTVDLYEGKDLAAVQRTLMALGSLAVTKNDGHYRGDPNWFMKKAQEHKREFTESQLQEGKHVIGLQMGSNRGASQAGMTGYGRPRQIIS; from the exons ATGGCCAACAAGGGTCCTTCCTATGGCATGAGCCGCGAAGTACAATCCAAAATTGAGAAGAAGTATGACGAGGAGCTGGAGGAGCGGCTGGTGGAGTGGATCGTCATGCAGTGCGGCTCCGACGTGGGTCGCCCGGACCGTGGGCGCCTGGGCTTCCAGGTCTGGCTGAAGAACGGCGTG ATTCTGAGCAAGCTGGTCAACAGCCTGTATCCGGACGGCTCCAAGCCGGTGAAGGTCCCCGAGAACCCTCCGTCCATGGTCTTCAAGCAGATGGAGCAGGTGGCTCAGTTCCTGAAGGCAGCGGAGGACTACGGGGTCACCAAGACGGACATGTTCCAGACCGTCGACCTCTATGAAG GCAAAGACTTGGCGGCCGTGCAGAGGACCCTGATGGCCCTGGGCAGCTTGGCGGTGACCAAGAATGATGGGCACTACCGTGGAGACCCCAACTGGTTTATGAA GAAAGCCCAGGAGCATAAGAGGGAATTCACGGAGAGCCAGCTGCAGGAGGGAAAGCACGTCATTGGCCTACAGATGGGCAGCAACAGGGGGGCCTCCCAGGCTGGCATGACGGGCTACGGACGACCCCGGCAGATCATCAGTTAG